The nucleotide window GGATGGAAGGTCACCTTGAGCGGAACCCCCTCGAACTCGTACCACGTTCCGCGGACGCGCGTGATCCCCGGCAGCTCGAGCCCGGTGAGCCCTTCGACCGCCGTCTTGCCCAGCGCGACGAGGATCTCCGGCTTGATCGCCCGGATCTGCGCCTTGAGAAAGCCGATGCAGGCGGCCCGCTCGTCGGGGAGCGGCGTGCGGTTGTTCGGCGGCCGGCACTTCACGATGTTCCCGATGTAGACCTGCGGCCGCGAGAGCCCCATCGCGGCGATGATCTTGTCGAGCAGCTGCCCGGCGCGGCCGACGAACGGCTCCCCTTTCAGGTCTTCGTCCGCCCCCGGCCCTTCGCCGACGAACATCAGCCGGGCGTGCGGGTCGCCGACGCCGAAGACGAGCTTCGTGCGTCCCTCGCAGAGGCGGCAGCGGCGGCAGTCGCCGATCACTTCCCCGCGCAGCCGCTCGAGCGCCGCTTCGGGGCGACCGCGTTCCGCTTCCAAAATCGCCGCGATCGCCGCGGCGTCGGCCGCGTTCGTCGCCGCGT belongs to bacterium and includes:
- a CDS encoding uracil-DNA glycosylase — its product is MREPTTTASSAARAARTREAAPAPRAAAPTGDAAASRSRAPRAAAAAATPAAEVLATNAADAATNAADAAAIAAILEAERGRPEAALERLRGEVIGDCRRCRLCEGRTKLVFGVGDPHARLMFVGEGPGADEDLKGEPFVGRAGQLLDKIIAAMGLSRPQVYIGNIVKCRPPNNRTPLPDERAACIGFLKAQIRAIKPEILVALGKTAVEGLTGLELPGITRVRGTWYEFEGVPLKVTFHPAYLLRNPPAKRPVWEDMQDVMRRLGLSPPKPRD